From one Streptomyces spiramyceticus genomic stretch:
- a CDS encoding NHL domain-containing thioredoxin family protein, whose amino-acid sequence MNDASPAQRHARVRGPELVGKGGWLNTGGTDYTLADLRGRIVILDFWTFCCINCLHVLDELRELEEKHRDTVVIIGVHSPKFVHEAEHQAVVDAVERYEVHHPVLDDPELATWKQYAVRAWPTLVVIDPEGYVVAQHAGEGHAHAIEKLVEELEAAHEAKGTLRRGDGPYVAPEPVATDLRFPGKAVVLPGSGNFLVSDSTRHELVELDPDGETVVRRIGGPGVLKEPQGLALLPDGRVVVADTVNHQLRTFDPATGAIETVAGTGKQWWQGEPTAGPAREVSLSSPWDVAWWQGKVWIAMAGVHQLWTYDPESGTVEVAAGTTNEGLVDGLAAEAWFAQPSGLAADGDRLWVADSETSALRYVDKEMVVHTAVGTGLFDFGHRDGAAGQALLQHPLGVTALPDGSVAVSDTYNHALRRFDPATDEVTTLATDLREPSGAVLVGEDIVVVESGRHRLTRLRLPDEAVRVEARAHRTQRAATDVAPGELRLDVIFQAPAGQKLDLRYGPSTRLLVSSTPPELLVSGEGAGTDLSRDLVLADGVTEGVLHVSAMAASCDDDPANEYPACHVHQQDWGVPVRVTAEGTARLGLVLAGMDDQS is encoded by the coding sequence ATGAACGATGCGTCCCCCGCTCAGCGTCATGCCCGTGTCCGCGGCCCCGAGCTCGTCGGCAAGGGCGGCTGGCTGAATACAGGTGGCACCGACTACACCCTCGCTGACCTGCGAGGGCGCATCGTGATCCTGGATTTCTGGACCTTCTGCTGCATCAACTGCCTGCATGTCCTCGACGAGCTCCGCGAGCTGGAGGAGAAGCACCGCGACACCGTGGTGATCATCGGCGTCCACTCCCCGAAGTTCGTGCACGAGGCCGAGCACCAGGCCGTCGTCGACGCCGTCGAGCGCTATGAGGTGCACCACCCGGTCCTCGACGACCCGGAGCTCGCCACCTGGAAGCAGTACGCCGTACGGGCCTGGCCCACGCTCGTCGTGATCGACCCCGAGGGTTACGTCGTCGCCCAGCACGCGGGCGAGGGGCACGCGCACGCCATCGAGAAGCTCGTCGAGGAGCTGGAGGCGGCGCACGAAGCCAAGGGCACACTGCGGCGCGGTGACGGGCCGTATGTCGCGCCCGAGCCGGTCGCCACCGATCTGCGCTTCCCCGGCAAGGCGGTGGTGCTGCCCGGCAGCGGGAACTTCCTGGTCTCGGACTCGACGCGGCACGAGCTGGTCGAGCTGGACCCGGACGGCGAGACAGTCGTACGGCGCATCGGCGGCCCCGGTGTCCTCAAGGAGCCGCAGGGGCTCGCGCTGCTCCCCGACGGCAGGGTCGTCGTCGCCGACACCGTCAACCACCAGCTCCGTACCTTCGACCCGGCCACCGGCGCGATCGAGACCGTCGCCGGCACGGGAAAGCAGTGGTGGCAGGGCGAGCCGACCGCCGGACCGGCCCGCGAGGTGTCGCTCTCCTCGCCGTGGGACGTCGCCTGGTGGCAGGGCAAGGTGTGGATCGCGATGGCCGGCGTGCACCAGCTGTGGACGTACGACCCGGAGAGCGGCACCGTCGAGGTCGCCGCCGGGACGACCAACGAGGGGCTGGTGGACGGCCTTGCGGCCGAGGCGTGGTTCGCCCAGCCCTCGGGGCTCGCGGCGGACGGCGACCGGCTGTGGGTGGCCGACTCCGAGACGAGTGCGCTGCGGTACGTCGACAAGGAGATGGTGGTGCACACCGCCGTCGGGACCGGTCTCTTCGACTTCGGGCACCGGGACGGAGCCGCCGGGCAGGCGCTGCTTCAGCACCCGCTCGGTGTGACCGCGCTGCCGGACGGGTCGGTGGCCGTGAGCGACACGTACAACCACGCGCTGCGGCGATTCGATCCGGCCACGGACGAAGTGACCACCCTGGCAACGGACTTGAGGGAGCCCAGCGGCGCCGTACTCGTCGGCGAGGACATCGTCGTCGTCGAATCCGGCCGCCACCGGCTGACCCGGCTGCGACTGCCGGACGAAGCGGTACGGGTGGAGGCCCGCGCCCACCGCACCCAGCGGGCGGCGACCGACGTGGCCCCCGGGGAGCTTCGGCTGGACGTCATCTTCCAGGCGCCGGCCGGGCAGAAGCTGGACCTCAGGTACGGGCCGTCCACCAGGCTGCTGGTGTCGTCGACCCCGCCGGAGCTGCTGGTTTCGGGTGAGGGCGCGGGGACCGACCTGAGCCGGGACCTGGTGCTGGCCGACGGCGTGACCGAGGGCGTCCTGCATGTCTCGGCCATGGCGGCGTCCTGCGACGACGACCCGGCGAACGAATACCCGGCCTGCCATGTGCACCAGCAGGACTGGGGCGTCCCCGTCCGCGTCACTGCGGAGGGAACGGCCCGGCTGGGTCTGGTACTTGCCGGTATGGACGATCAGTCGTAG
- a CDS encoding DUF6458 family protein produces the protein MGMGGCIVLVAVGAILTFATDWEMESVNLDLVGLIMMLVGIIGIAVYTSVLKRRRTTHLPPADAPLVEERYRHYD, from the coding sequence ATGGGCATGGGCGGCTGCATCGTCCTCGTCGCAGTGGGGGCGATCCTCACATTCGCCACCGACTGGGAGATGGAAAGCGTCAACCTCGACCTGGTCGGTCTCATCATGATGCTCGTCGGCATCATCGGCATCGCGGTGTACACGAGCGTCCTCAAGCGGCGCCGCACCACACATCTGCCACCTGCCGACGCGCCGCTGGTCGAAGAGCGCTACCGGCACTACGACTGA
- a CDS encoding M18 family aminopeptidase, which translates to MSAPPRFDRGHTDDLMSFLAASPSPYHAVANAAERLEKAGFRQVAETDTWDGTAGGKFVLRGGAIVAWYVPEGAGAHTPFRIVGAHTDSPHLHVKPLPDMGAEGWRQIAIEIYGGTLLNTWLDRDLGIAGRLTLRDGSYRLVNIDRALLRVPQLAVHLDRSVNTDGLKLDRQRHMQPIWGLGDVNEGDLIRFLEEEEGLAEGEVAGWDLMAHSIERPSYLGRDRELLAGPRMDNLLSVHAGVAALAAVSAADDASLPYIPVLAAFDHEENGSQSDTGADGPLLGTVLERSVFARGGSYEDRARAFAGTICLSSDTGHAVHPNYTERHDPTHQPRANGGPILKVNVNMRYATDGSGQAVFAAACEKADVPWQNFVSNNSMPCGTTIGPITSARHGIQTVDIGVAILSMHSARELCGADDPHMLANAMKAFLES; encoded by the coding sequence ATGAGCGCACCCCCCCGCTTCGACCGCGGCCACACCGACGACCTGATGTCCTTCCTGGCGGCCAGCCCGTCGCCGTATCACGCGGTGGCGAACGCCGCCGAGCGGCTGGAGAAGGCCGGCTTCCGGCAGGTCGCGGAGACCGACACCTGGGACGGCACAGCAGGCGGCAAGTTCGTGCTGCGCGGCGGTGCGATCGTCGCCTGGTACGTGCCGGAGGGTGCCGGGGCGCACACCCCGTTCCGGATCGTCGGCGCGCACACCGACTCACCGCATCTGCATGTGAAGCCGCTGCCCGACATGGGCGCGGAGGGCTGGCGCCAGATCGCCATCGAGATCTACGGCGGGACACTGCTCAACACCTGGCTCGACCGGGACCTGGGCATCGCCGGGCGGCTGACGCTGCGCGACGGCTCGTACCGGCTGGTCAACATCGACCGGGCGCTGCTGCGCGTGCCGCAGCTTGCCGTGCACCTGGACCGGTCGGTGAACACCGACGGCCTCAAGCTCGACCGGCAGCGCCACATGCAGCCCATCTGGGGCCTCGGCGACGTCAACGAAGGGGACCTGATCCGGTTCCTGGAGGAGGAAGAGGGCCTGGCGGAGGGCGAGGTCGCCGGCTGGGACCTGATGGCCCACAGCATCGAGCGCCCGTCCTACCTGGGCCGTGACCGCGAACTGCTGGCCGGGCCGCGCATGGACAACCTGCTGTCCGTGCACGCGGGCGTGGCGGCGCTGGCGGCCGTCAGCGCGGCGGACGATGCCTCCCTCCCGTACATCCCGGTGCTCGCCGCCTTCGACCACGAGGAGAACGGCTCGCAGTCGGACACGGGCGCCGACGGGCCGCTGCTCGGCACCGTCCTGGAGCGCTCGGTGTTCGCGCGCGGCGGCAGTTACGAGGACAGGGCGCGCGCCTTCGCCGGGACCATCTGCCTGTCCTCCGACACCGGGCACGCCGTCCACCCCAACTACACGGAGCGCCACGACCCGACGCATCAGCCGCGCGCCAACGGCGGCCCGATCCTCAAGGTCAACGTCAACATGCGGTACGCGACGGACGGCAGCGGGCAGGCCGTGTTCGCGGCAGCGTGCGAGAAGGCGGACGTACCGTGGCAGAACTTCGTGTCGAACAACTCGATGCCGTGCGGCACGACGATCGGGCCGATCACCTCGGCAAGGCACGGCATCCAGACCGTCGACATCGGCGTCGCGATCCTCTCCATGCACAGTGCGCGTGAGCTGTGCGGGGCGGACGACCCTCACATGCTGGCGAACGCGATGAAGGCGTTCCTGGAGAGCTGA
- a CDS encoding acyl-CoA dehydrogenase has product MGHYKSNLRDIEFNLFEVLGRDKLYGTGPFAEMDVETAKSILDELNRLAENDLAASFTDIDRNPPVFDPETNTAPIPATFKKSYQAFMDSEYWRLGIPEGIGGTTAPATLIWSYAELILGSNPAVWMYSSGPAFAGVLFNEGNEAQKKIAQIAVDKQWGSTMVLTEPDAGSDVGAGRAKAIQQEDGSWHIEGVKRFITSGEHDMSENILHYVLARPEGAGPGTKGLSLFLVPKYEFDWETGELGARNGAYATNVEHKMGLKASNTCEMTFGDQHPAKGWLIGDKHDGIRQMFRIIEFARMMVGTKAIATLSTGYLNALEYAKERVQGPDLANFMDKTAPKVTITHHPDVRRSLMTQKSYAEGMRALVLYTASVQDEIAVKEAAGEDVKALHAMNDLLLPIVKGYGSEKSYEQLAQSLQTFGGSGYLQEYPIEQYIRDAKIDTLYEGTTAIQGQDYFFRKIVRNQGAALNSLAEDIKKFLAVGTGGEELAEARDTLAKAAVDLEAIVGAMLTDLAATEKDVKSIYKVGLNTTRLLMASGDVVVAYLLLKGAAVAAEKLPNASAKDVPFYTGKIAAAKFFAANVLPGVGVQRALAESVDQSLMELDEAAF; this is encoded by the coding sequence ATGGGTCACTACAAGTCGAACCTCCGCGACATCGAGTTCAACCTCTTCGAGGTCCTCGGCCGCGACAAGCTGTACGGCACCGGCCCGTTCGCGGAGATGGACGTCGAGACCGCCAAGAGCATCCTCGACGAGCTCAACCGCCTCGCGGAGAACGACCTCGCCGCCTCCTTCACCGACATCGACCGCAACCCGCCGGTCTTCGACCCGGAGACCAACACCGCGCCGATCCCGGCCACGTTCAAGAAGAGCTACCAGGCCTTCATGGACTCCGAGTACTGGCGCCTGGGCATCCCCGAGGGCATCGGCGGCACCACCGCCCCCGCGACGCTGATCTGGTCGTACGCCGAGCTCATCCTCGGGTCGAACCCGGCCGTCTGGATGTACTCCTCGGGCCCGGCCTTCGCCGGTGTCCTCTTCAACGAGGGCAACGAGGCGCAGAAGAAGATCGCGCAGATAGCGGTCGACAAGCAGTGGGGCTCCACCATGGTGCTCACCGAGCCGGACGCCGGCTCGGACGTGGGCGCGGGCCGTGCGAAGGCCATCCAGCAGGAGGACGGCTCCTGGCACATCGAGGGCGTGAAGCGCTTCATCACGTCCGGCGAGCACGACATGTCGGAGAACATCCTTCACTACGTGCTGGCGCGGCCGGAGGGTGCGGGACCCGGCACCAAGGGCCTGTCTCTCTTCCTCGTCCCGAAGTACGAGTTCGACTGGGAGACCGGCGAGCTGGGCGCGCGCAACGGCGCCTACGCCACGAACGTCGAGCACAAGATGGGCCTCAAGGCCTCCAACACGTGCGAGATGACCTTCGGCGACCAGCACCCCGCCAAGGGCTGGCTGATCGGTGACAAGCACGACGGCATCCGCCAGATGTTCCGCATCATCGAGTTCGCCCGCATGATGGTCGGCACGAAGGCCATCGCGACGCTCTCGACGGGTTACCTGAACGCCCTTGAGTACGCCAAGGAGCGCGTCCAGGGCCCCGACCTGGCGAACTTCATGGACAAGACCGCGCCCAAGGTCACCATCACGCACCACCCCGACGTACGCCGCTCCCTGATGACGCAGAAGTCGTACGCCGAGGGCATGCGCGCCCTCGTGCTGTACACCGCGTCCGTCCAGGACGAGATCGCCGTCAAGGAGGCCGCGGGCGAGGACGTCAAGGCGCTGCACGCCATGAACGACCTGCTGCTGCCGATCGTCAAGGGCTACGGCTCCGAGAAGTCGTACGAGCAGCTGGCGCAGTCGCTCCAGACGTTCGGCGGCTCCGGGTACCTCCAGGAGTACCCGATCGAGCAGTACATCCGCGACGCGAAGATCGACACCCTCTACGAGGGCACCACCGCCATCCAGGGCCAGGACTACTTCTTCCGCAAGATCGTCCGCAACCAGGGCGCGGCGCTGAACTCGCTGGCAGAGGACATCAAGAAGTTCCTCGCGGTCGGCACCGGCGGCGAGGAGCTGGCCGAGGCCCGCGACACGCTCGCCAAGGCGGCCGTGGACCTGGAGGCGATCGTCGGCGCGATGCTGACCGACCTCGCGGCCACCGAGAAGGACGTCAAGTCGATCTACAAGGTCGGCCTGAACACCACCCGCCTGCTGATGGCCTCCGGTGACGTCGTCGTCGCGTACCTGCTGCTCAAGGGCGCGGCCGTGGCGGCCGAGAAGCTGCCGAACGCCTCCGCGAAGGACGTCCCCTTCTACACGGGCAAGATCGCGGCCGCGAAGTTCTTCGCCGCGAACGTGCTGCCGGGTGTGGGCGTCCAGCGTGCGCTGGCCGAGTCGGTCGACCAGTCCCTGATGGAGCTGGACGAGGCTGCCTTCTAG